A window of Glycine soja cultivar W05 chromosome 2, ASM419377v2, whole genome shotgun sequence genomic DNA:
tcacacccttttcttcttccggATTTCATGATCCGGTTATATTAACATATAAAAAACTGATGGAAGTTGGTAGGAGAGGAGTTGGATCTGATGGAAGTTAGTTATCGGTACCCTCTCGCCAAGACCGGTATTCGATCCTGGATCGGCAGGGGAGTCCGCCTTTGCGATCAGAGCTGACTTGAACGCACTTGGTTAATACTATTAGCTTCTTTACGTGTTATCTGCATTCATTTTTAATATCTATATTTGAAGAGAGTTTTGTGGATAAGAAATTTGAAGAGAGTTATACTACTGCTAGATATGAtgagtatttaatatttttttagttattttttattatgttttattatttattttatattttcttcaaagacaaaaaaaagtaagattcaaataaataaaagaattggTCTCGttgaattttctttaaaaaagataagatagattttatttgaattttaaataattattttaaaaattaacaaacttatcTTAGATAATCTTTCTTTatcaaaacttttcaaaattggAAACTTGTTATATATTTTCCCAAACCATTCTTATGTTCATAAAAGAAACTCAATCATTCATCTAAATTAAGGAGAGAGAGCAAGAATCAAATATTAAACAATGGGATCAAGAAAGCCTCGCGGTCCCAAGGATTTATTGAACATGAAGATAGTGAAAAAGTCCAGGAGCAAGCAACCTATACGAGTTGTTAGACGACGCATTCAATCTGAAGAATATGCCGCTTCAGAGATTCAAAGACAGACACATCATAGAGGAAGTAACAAAAAAAGTAATGAGTCGTATAAATCAACTGAGAGCATGGAGGAAATTGTGATTCCCGGAGATATTCCAGAGCTTGATTCGTTGGTGGTTTATGAGAAAGAACTATGTTCAGATTTTTTTAGCAATGGTACGGGCTGTTTGGAACCATCTGgtgaaaggagaaaaaaaaatggtcacAAAAGTTGTAACAAAGACGAATCACATGATCTAAATAAGAGTATAACTGATTTTGTGATTCCTGGAGATGTTCCTGCCATTGATTCATTGATGGTctttgataataattttttttcagatttttttacCAATATACCGGTATTCTAGACCTTTATTCCAACTTTCTCAGTGTATTTTAtgtggaaaaagaaaatatgttgtTTGATTGACTTTTCTTTTGTCTATGTTGACAATGTTGGTACATATAGTATATATACATAACATAATTGAATGAGTTAGGGCCATTGTCCAAATATTAAAGTGGATGTCTAATCAGTATAAAATTATGGCTAAGGACATACATGTCATGAAAGGCTAATTCATTAGATACCATCAATAATGTAACGAACAACAGTTATCAATGCATAGAGGTTATAATTGAGTGTTCTTGAAATATGCATCtctttgtgtttcttttctaaTTCATTTCAAAAGGTGATTTTCTTCATCATTCATCATTAACCTTGTGTTTGGATtgagaatttaaaaatttcaaggaatttgaaatgcctagaatttgaattcttttcatttttttaatgttttttttaataaatcaattcaaaattacaattaattgaaaaaatattttttggatggTTGATGGAAAAACTGGAAGTACACATTGTcgtcaactaaaaaaatatcgaATACATAGTAATTGGGTTTTATGATTACCAATTTATCATGATTCACAACAAGAAGGCACCATGGTTTTCTATATGGCTGTTGAGCATTTTCTGATCCACAAAAGGAAGGCTCGTAGTTTGTCCGTGGTGATGAAGTATGTCTGACTATGTGTGAAGTGACAGGGGTGGTGTATTTCACAAATCATCAGAGACATCAAGGTTTTCTATATGGCTTCTGAGCATTTTCTGATCCACGTACAAAAGGAAGGCTCAAAGGTTTATAATTACAAAACTTAATCTCAAATAGGATCAGATTAAGAATGGTGTTCCACTTCAAGTTTATAATGTGAATTATGCAACCATGATTGTGTAGTCACCCAGTGGCATACGAAGCGGGCGGCAGGAAATTAAGCAAGTTGTACATCTTGCCAAGGTTGTTCTAGAGAGGGACGCTTGTCAACAGTATAAAATGTTTAAAGCAGAATGTATTTACCAAACTGAAAAGCTTACCTCGATGGCCTTCATCAACCAAGAGAAATTCCCAAGGAACTCCGGCAAAGAAGAAGAATCAGCAAGAATCATTcttgatttttgttgttgtgattATAAACCATGGGACCTTTAGCGAGAATTTTCATTCTCACTCTTGTTTCCTTTCCAAATTATGGCAGAGGTTGCAGATGTGCAGAAAGCTTTCAACTGTCCAACTAACTGAAAGACTTGGCTATTCTAATTTGTCTGGCCTGAATTCCAACATGAAAAATGGAAGGTGAGCTTGTATGAAATTCATGTTATTAGGACTTGACTATTCTAATTTGCCTGGCCTGAATTCCAACTAACTGAACCACTTGACTATTCTAATGTGCTTTCTCAATATAAAGGATTTATTAGGACTTTAGTTTACAAGTTTACTTTCAAACTGTTACCATGCTTTATTTTGCACTTTTATTCTATTCTCAATATAAAGGATTTATTTTCCCCTGCATAAATTGCAATACAGGTAAGTTTTTTTCTGTTCAAATACAAACTCAACTAATGGACCAATGTCAACAAGAATGCTATTCAAGATTTAAGATTGTATATAATTCATAACCCTTTATTCTTAACCATTTACATTGGCTATTGTTCAATAAACTTGCACATAAATACTTGAATTCCCTTATTCTCTATTTCTAGGGATGGTATTATTGTGAGAAAGTTGATGGAGGAATCAATTTTCATGTGTGTAGTCTGAAGGAAGGAACACTTAACGGGGAAATGTTGCAATTCAAGCCAAAATTTCCACGTGAAAGTATTGCTTTGCAGAGTAAGTAATAGTTATATCATTCATTGAGAGCTTTGTCACTGGTGCTCTTGTAAATTTAGTTGGAAGAGAGCATGGTTACGCATTGTCAATAAAATTTGGTTTGTTTGTTAGCTGGTTCACTAGCATTCTATTTCTACCGTTCATGAagtaaatttttctttctttctcggtatcatttatttatttatttttaaatatttgctcAGGTTGGGGAATTTTATGAAGCTTGGGGAATAAATGTATGTATTCTTGTTGAATATGAGGGTTTAAATCCTTTTGGCGGTCTGCAATCAGATAGTATCATGAGAGCTGGTTgttggtatttttatttttgtcggCAAACTTTTATATTGATGCTGCCATttgttttggttattttttctaaaagcaGGGTACATGTGTATTTATAGTGAAGATGAGATGGAAAATATAGTGAAAATGAGATGGAAAATATAGATAAGGCGCTTTCAACTCTTTTTGAATTACATTTTTCAACTTAGTTAAACGGCACCTGTTGATCTAATTTGAATAAATAGTTAGTTTTACAGTatacaaaaaaacttaaattttggattgttttaagtttctgttttttacttttcaaatttaatttgaaaacaaaatttatttagataAGAGGAGGGGAAAtagtttaaaatgaatttcaaaacaTCTCACTTGAAAAAAACACGTTCTACTTCTAGTTTTTACAGTATcagattacttttaaaattgaaaactagtcttttttaatgtaaaaaaaaaagttttaaaaattaaatttttaaaaagtttttttttatgagttttGACTTCTACTCATCGGAGATATAGAAAAAGtagtcttttatatataaaagaaaatcctattaaaaaatagagttttaaaaagttaatttcatGAGTTTTTGACTTCTACTTCTTCACATTcttaatttcaaattccaaGATCAATCATATCcgtatataaaatatcatttttgaaaaattataaaataactgaaTATCATTAACTTTATATTTGATGTTCTTCATTTTAACTGTATCTTGAAGTAACTTttaaactgataaaaaaaatgtttcattttggtttttgaatttttatttgtttttagtcttcaaataatttattttgctgGATTAAATTAGTATTTTCTATATCCAATAACCAAATTAGCTAGTATTTCGGTTTGGTGTTCTGATTTTTATTTGGTATCATCTTAAGGCCCATGCTTCCTGCACCCTatgagttttaaaattaaaaggctAGAAATACCATCATTGTCTCGTATCCACACAGTTTCTGAGAGGTAAATACAGCAACATTGAATATCTGTGATCCACATTTAGTTTCAAAGATTTGCAAAAATCAAACCAGAACACCGTGGGATTGTAGGGTTGTGGAATGCCATTTCTtagataaatgaaaaatattgcataaaaaatgtattataaattgctcttttttgttatatttatgaCGAGATCCTTTCTATAAGTTTGCAGAATATCTTTCAAAACTAATGATTGGAAACATAGATATTAGTCAGTAGCATTGGCTAGCTAAATTCATGTTAGAACTGTTGAACCAGATCAAATTAAATCACATCCCACAACCCCAATCATATTGTGATCTCGTTCTACTCTTCAAAAGTTTGCATGCCTCAATGAATATGATGACAGTATTTGAAATTGCAGACTGCATCACATGATGAGTCCAAAATACTGCATCTGGCATGTCAACCGCATCACATTAGAGTCCTCACACAAAATACTGCAAATGATATCTCTGGGCCCAATAGCCAACTCCTAATATCAAAATTGTTTCCTTTCAATGCAAGGCCCTCAAAGTAATTGAAGCTTTATAGTTTGTGTATCAAATTTCAATTGGCTCTAGCTCAACATCATTTCTACAGTTGATGTTATGGCCCAATTCTCCAATTGAGTAAAAGAGTGTTACAAAATGTTAACTAACTTTTCTCACACCGAGTAAGGTTTAGCAGACCTTGGTTAAACTTTAGATGTTGATGTTAGAAGAGGTTTTATGGGCTAAAACTTTCTGCCCCTCTAATTATTGCTTCTCACACCCTATTGCAGTCTGGAAAGTTTCTTCTGAAATGTAAAATTGCATTCTGGATTGGACTTTCCAGAATGGAATGGAGACTCAGGAAGCAATAATTGGAGGTGCAAGAAGCAACAGCCGGTTTTATGCAATGTTTCTCAGGGTTTTTGGCCCTTTGAACtccaaaaaccaaaaacattGGTTATGACTTATGACTTATGAGCTAGATCTATCTTGCTGGGGCCCACCACGTTATAGCTCTCCTAACAAGACTGTATAgtgttcttaaaaaatattactatagGTTAGAAAAGAAAGGGTCTCTaaaaatgtgattaattatCAGTTAATGTTCATTGAGGAGCAGACATGGGTTTAGTCCTTTAAGATTGCCTAGAATAGAATCATTATTCACAAGCAGAGTTGTGTGCTAGAGTCATACACTCTTGTTCCATCACTTGGCCTGCAAAATCAAAGAACTCCCTTTTACACATAAATCACTCCACCAACATGCGACTCTCCCAGCCATTATTCAGATACAAGCCTTTCACAAGCCAAAAAATTAATGGCACAGTGAATTTTGTTGGACATAGAACCCATCTTCAAACAAGTTATAAGAAAACTGTAGCTCCTATTTTCATAACCAATGGCTCCAATGCTCCTCTCACCACAAAGTTAGCACCCTGCAATGCAATCACATTGCCTACCCTCTCAGCTGAGGATGATGCAAACAATGCTAACAACCGCACCAAGAATGAGGTTTCTAATGGAACTTCCAAGGGAAAGAGCTTCTGGGGTGCTGTTAGTTTGATCATTGGCACTGCTGTGGGTCCTGGAATGCTGGCTTTGCCTGCTTTGACTGTTAAATCTGGTCCATTTCCTTCATCAATCATAATACTTGCTTCATGGCTCTATGTCATTTCCTCAATCATTATTGTTGCTGAACTTTGCTTTGAATCCATGGAACAAGATGGGGTTGAAGAAATGAGCTTCACAAGCCTTGCAACAAAGACATTAGGAAGTGGTTTTGGTGCATTGGTTGCTTTGGTTTACTCAACTTTGTCTTTTTCCTTGCTGGTGGCCTGTGTTGCTGGTATTGGATCCATTTTCTCTCCATGGTTTCAAGGGAGGAATGTTTTGCTTGTTCATGCCTTGTTTCCTCTTCTTGTTGGAATATTAATTGCCTTTTTCCCATTCAAGACCATTGATGTTGCGAACCGGCTTTTGTGCTTCCTTATGCTTTTCTCTATAACTGGACTTGTTGCCATTGGAATATCTGTGGCAAGAGCCAACATAATAAGCTCATTTGCTTTAGCCTCATGGAAAATTTCTTCAATACTTCCTATCATACCTGTGGCTGTACTCACATTAGGATTTCATGTCATAACTCCTTTTATATGCAAAGTTGCTGGGAACACTATTGATGAGGCTAGAAAAGCAATACTAATTGGTGGAACGGTTCCTTTAGTCATGGTTTTGTCATGGAATTTGATTGTGTTGGGGCTTGTGGGGACCAATAACATACCAGCTACCTTTGGTGACCCTATGTCCCTTTTGCTTTCTGTGAATCCATCTGCTTTATCAGCAGTTCAAGGCTTTGCCTTCTCTGCTATGGCAACTAGCTTGATAGGATACGCTGTAAGTTTGCCTAAACAGCTTCTTGACACTTTGGAGTTAGTATCTGAAAAAGCCAAAGCTTGTGATGAGCATAATTATAGTGGAAAAGTTGGATTAGCTTCTTACTCAGGAGGGTCTTGCATTGGTAATTCTGGGAAGGTTTGCTTCAAAGGTTCAAGAAATGTGACTATGGTTGCATCTACAATGAGATCAAATGAGCAAGCATGTGATCCGATTAAAGTGCTTGTAACATTGTCCCTCCTTGGTTTCTCAGTGCTGATAGCTTCATTTTTTCGCTCAATGTTTTCAAGAGCTCTTGATCTTGCTGGGGTATATGCCaattgttttctctttggcaTTATTCCTCCTGTGATGGCTTACATGCAACAATccaagaagaaaataaggtaTGTAAAGCTATTGCTGTTCCACTTAACAAAATTAAGCATTCTAAACACAGAAATAGCATTCTTTCGCTTTTATGAGATTACTTACAATCATGATGTTAGTCAATATGCCATATATCATGTTTGATGCCTAAGCTTGTTCTAGAGTAGGGTCATTATTTTAGTTACCATCATTTTAACTTTAGCCTGACGTGGTTCGTACCCTAGGTAAAATAGAGAATACATTCCAAGTATTAGAATATCACAAGTTTGTATACTTGCCTAATATGTAGTTCTCAGTTCGAACCAATTAGTACCTCCTTTTCTCTATTATACAATTATGTAGTATAATATAATAGCCCCTACCCCACAAGTGTGTTGAGATTTTCAATTCTTTTAGTTTCTTTCGAAATAATTGTAAACCTTTGAACAAATAATTAGTAACCCTTTTACTCAACATTCGTATTTTCCAATGCTTCAGGGTATTGTGAAGAAAAAGGCTTTGATCATTGGCATTTAACCGTAATGCAATGATTTTGCAGGAAATCAATCATTCCAGGCGGAAATGGAACACTTCTACTGCTTTTCATTGTCTCTGTGGTTTTGGGAATTTGGCATTAGAGATTCTCCCAATGACTCGGCTTAGAAATTGGCCAAAAAAGATAAACAGTGAAGTAGCTGAAATCACTTGTTTCTGTGAAGCCCCTTTACTCTTTCTGATATTCTAATTGCTAATATATAGTTCATGTTGAGTAAAGTGTGTAATGATATTCCATAAATTGAAAGTATTCTAGTTGCAATCCAATGAAATCATACAAGACAACGAAATCTGATAAGAtcacatacaaaaaaaatggaagaaaatggaACACATGGCATGTGCACATATTAGACTTCAGTGAGATCTGTGCATTTCTGTCCAcaacattttattatatattttagttttaaataacaatttggttcttataaaatattttcttttattttagtaaagattattttctttgattttagtctctcaaaattttaatattttgatttgtatTAAAATTTTTGATTTGTATTAAGTAATAACATTAACTGATGAGATAAAACAACAGTTAATAAAAAGTATGACGATAACAGATATTCTTAATCAAgtagttttaattaaatagttgAAAGTTTCATTATCATGTAATATGTTATTTAAAAGTAGAGACTAAAATTTACATaaactaaaacaaatatttaaaagattaaaacacaaaatagaatattttgtaagaatcaaattttcattttaaatctatatttaattttatatggatTTGGGCAAGATTCATGAGACTATTTGTATTCTAACATGTCAATGTATactcttaatattttaaatttacattaattttttaaaatttttaatttatatttatgtaagttttcttataattcaatttccttaaaaaaaacatcaaaggtAACTTTAGTATACTTCAACAGAAAACAATttcttttctataaaaaaaatagaatttcatCGTAATTCCATTTCCTACATCGACCACGAAGTTTTCCATCAACCTAGATGATAGAATTCCATTCCTTATCATGTGTTTCCATCAACAAGATAATGTCTATATTCCAACATTTctatatgtaatatatattgtTCATCAACAAGTTACTGCAATAATTACTTCAATCAAAGGTACATCACTGCGTTGCATTTTTTTCGTTAATAATGTGTGTGGCTTCCTTTAATGCTACCAAAACTTACTCTCCGAAAACAAATACCTAGTCCTGATTCCTGAAGGTAATTTCCAGAAAgtcaactattttttaaaacataattctgaaaaattacttttttgaaAGGGTACATGTTTCCGAAAAGTAATTTGATGAATCCATGATTATTGAATAGAGGAGAATAACGTTTAGAGAAGAACGGATGGGATTTGATGAATCCGTGATTATTtgaataaaaggaataaaaattgaaGGATAATCAAGTAAACTTATGTACCAAATAAAAGGGAAgaaggtgtacttagtaaattGAGTACTGTGAATAGCAAAACAATGAAATAAGAAATATTGAGTGCTGCCTCCGCACAGAAGGCAATTGCTTTATGCAGTATCCAAATTATTCATACACTCAGCAGAAGATGGACAATTCTAATATTGTCTTCCATAAAACTGATATGGATTGTGAATTCATGATAGGCTTACGGATTtcagattgacaatccgtaagtgactcatataattttttttaattttttttcaaaaaatatgttttacgaattaatttaaaattaatggttcaTGTAGGAATCAAATCTGTGACTTTCGTGTTATTAGCATGATGTTTTAACCAACTAAACTAATATGTtagttatgttataaaataattaatgtcattatatataacactaaaatttttaatgtatatttaatgcgcatgcaaatttatataataaattttgggacaattaattttgatataataattaatttgtttacatatataaattgtaaataaaaattataggtttaataaaaatttatatatgtaaaaaatatattattaacacaaatattctaatatattttttgatattattacaattaattttgatctaataatatatttttttacatatataaattttaaataaaaattatagatttcataaaaatttatatatgcaaaCAAATTGTAGGGGTTCTAATCTGGAAGCTGTCAAATGCAGCTTGTGATGATAGAGGGATGCGACTGTCTCTTAATGTTAACTCTATGTTTtatctttcaatttttgttaCGTGTGAGGGCagtaaatttaattaagagATATTATCAGCCTTTTATGGTATGCTGCAtttgatgaatgaaatggaGGTATAATGCATAATGAACTTGCACAAAGCAATTGAACTAATTTATTGtaacatttatatatttgtggattaaattgattatttaaaaatgtagGGACTAAATTATTAGCGAATGCATGGTTAAGGGATTAAATATGCTATTTATcctttaacaaaacaaaaattaatttctgctaaggatatttttatcaaacatttttttaaatggccTCAGTGCACAAATCAAAATGGGGGTACAAGTAGCAGGGcccaaaaaataagtaaaacaattataagcattggcaaatttaatcatagaTTTTGAGCTATAAAATGAAAGAGGATAATTTCATTATGACCTTTATATACTTATTCAGCAATATTTATAtacttattattaaatatatctttatGACCTTTATATACTTATTATTATGACTTTATGCTCTTTAATTGCTACATGTACTTTTCCTATTCCAAAAATTCTACCTGAAAACAACGAAGATATGAGATACGCAAGTACTGAATTAAACTTGTCAAGAAGATACCATTTGCATTGCCACCATTAAGTTTTGTGTATGACATTCCTTCTTCTAAGCTTTGTTTATTTTGACAAGAATCTTTTGTATACTATAAAGTTTAaggcattaaaaataaaaaataaaaaataagtgtgaaaattactataaaaaaaacattttttacaatgcacattctaagatggttatacGGAACTGTCTTACAATGTCACGCGatgataattttgtaaatatgagATTGTTTAATGAATACAGTTTtacaaaaatcatattgaaAACTACTGTTTTACGacgattttgtgaaaactgtcttagaaggaTTATTATTTCAAGATGGTTTTATGATTTcataaaaccgtcttagaagttaatgttttaatttttatgtctcCATCTCCTCTCTAGTTTCTCACACTCCATCTCCTTTCTTGTTTCCCACTCTTCCTCTTGCACTCCCCTACTCCATCCCTCTCACTCTCCGCTACAGCACCAAAATGCtcgcaacaacaacaatgacgTTCAACCTTCCTTTTTCTGGCCAACTCCAATCCTGAACCAAGAAACCACCACCAACAATCACCTCCTCTCCATGTTCGCAACAAAACCCCTTTGATTTTAGTCTCAATCGTCGTGAGGCGATTTCTGGCTACCGTGCGCCGCTGTCATCCATTGGGGAAATCGATTTCTGGTCACCTTGTTGCCAATAGGGGAGTGTATGTTTTtcgtgtttttctcttttttcctcaaaattagtttatagttttgcttgctAATGAGTTGACTCTTATTTGTCTAGTTAtggaatataaaatttattttctagtgCTTGGCAGGAAAGTGGGAAGTTTGATGAAATTGATGAGGAATAGCTAGAGTAATGGCAAAGTTTGATGAGTAAAGCtaccttatttttttatcttcattttttctgGATTGCATGTTGCAAATGTTTGTATTGTTTCAAATGATTGTTTCAAATGCTGGGAAGCTGAAGGTGGTTGTTTGAGAATActctctatttcttttgatggaTTTTTGCATCCATTGAGAGGttggaattttaaatttaattgttcAAAAGTGGAGGAAAAAAAGGGTAAATACATGATAAAAGT
This region includes:
- the LOC114383423 gene encoding uncharacterized protein LOC114383423, yielding MRLSQPLFRYKPFTSQKINGTVNFVGHRTHLQTSYKKTVAPIFITNGSNAPLTTKLAPCNAITLPTLSAEDDANNANNRTKNEVSNGTSKGKSFWGAVSLIIGTAVGPGMLALPALTVKSGPFPSSIIILASWLYVISSIIIVAELCFESMEQDGVEEMSFTSLATKTLGSGFGALVALVYSTLSFSLLVACVAGIGSIFSPWFQGRNVLLVHALFPLLVGILIAFFPFKTIDVANRLLCFLMLFSITGLVAIGISVARANIISSFALASWKISSILPIIPVAVLTLGFHVITPFICKVAGNTIDEARKAILIGGTVPLVMVLSWNLIVLGLVGTNNIPATFGDPMSLLLSVNPSALSAVQGFAFSAMATSLIGYAVSLPKQLLDTLELVSEKAKACDEHNYSGKVGLASYSGGSCIGNSGKVCFKGSRNVTMVASTMRSNEQACDPIKVLVTLSLLGFSVLIASFFRSMFSRALDLAGVYANCFLFGIIPPVMAYMQQSKKKIRKSIIPGGNGTLLLLFIVSVVLGIWH